One window of the Epinephelus moara isolate mb chromosome 24, YSFRI_EMoa_1.0, whole genome shotgun sequence genome contains the following:
- the LOC126386274 gene encoding troponin T, cardiac muscle isoforms-like: protein MKAGFVPGLAAPKIPEGEKVDFDDIHRKRMEKDLTELHSLIDAHFEQRKKEEEELISLTDRIEARRSERAEQMKIRAERERERQNKLAEEKAKKEEGEAKKKADDDARKKMILSNLTFTGYKQTQPGQKKQTEREKKKKILSDRRKELNVEHMKEDKLREKAKELWDWMRQLEAEKFDLKDQYTKQKYEITVLRNRVSDHQKVSKGRRTKRGLRK, encoded by the exons ATGAA GGCTGGTTTTGTGCCCGGCTTGGCAGCGCCCAAAATCCCAGAAGGAGAAAAAGTGGACTTTGAT GACATTCATCGAAAACGAATGGAGAAGGACCTGACCGAGCTCCACTCTCTGATTGATGCTCACTTCGAGCAGCgcaagaaggaggaagaggagctcaTCAGCCTCACAGATCGCATT GAGGCACGCAGGtcagagagagcagagcagatgaAGATCAgggcagaaagagaaagagagcggCAGAACAAACTAGCT GAAGAGAAAGCgaaaaaagaagagggagaggcgAAGAAGAAAGCAGACGATGATGCGAGGAAGAAAATGATTCTGTCCAACTTGACCTTCACTGGATACAAG CAGACACAACCCGGCCAAAAGAAACAAAcggaaagagaaaagaagaagaagatcctGAGTGATCGACGCAAAGAGTTAAATGTTGAGCACATGAAAGAGGACAAACtcag GGAAAAAGCCAAGGAACTGTGGGATTGGATGCGCCAGCTGGAGGCTGAGAAATTTGACCTTAAGGATCAGTACACGAAGCAAAAGTATGAG ATCACCGTGCTAAGAAACCGGGTCAGTGATCATCAGAAAGT